A part of Maridesulfovibrio hydrothermalis AM13 = DSM 14728 genomic DNA contains:
- a CDS encoding aspartate-semialdehyde dehydrogenase, with the protein MSTKNPRVAVVGATGAVGREMLKVLEQRDFPASEIVPFSSARSAGTKVPYKGEELTVIELKEDSFEGFDIALFSAGGGTSTKFAPIAAKAGCVVVDNSSAWRMDPKVPLVVPEVNPEDLEWHPGIIANPNCSTIQMVVALKPIHDEAKIKRIVVSTYQAVSGTGQKAITELETQVSRLFNGKDVVSDVYPHQIAFNCLPHIDVFEDNGYTKEEMKMVNETKKIMGDDSIKLTATAVRVPVFYGHSESVNIETEEKLTAVDCRNMLANFPGITVIDYPEKTHYPMAIDCAGEDDVFVGRIREDETIDNGINMWIVSDNIRKGAALNTVQIAETLIKRDLVRVK; encoded by the coding sequence ATGAGTACCAAGAATCCCAGAGTTGCTGTTGTTGGTGCAACAGGTGCAGTCGGACGTGAAATGCTCAAAGTTCTTGAGCAGAGAGATTTTCCTGCATCCGAAATTGTTCCCTTTTCTTCTGCCCGTTCCGCAGGAACCAAAGTGCCTTATAAAGGTGAAGAACTTACCGTTATCGAGCTTAAAGAAGACTCGTTTGAAGGCTTTGATATAGCACTTTTCTCCGCTGGCGGCGGAACCTCCACAAAATTTGCTCCCATTGCTGCCAAAGCAGGTTGCGTTGTTGTCGATAACTCCAGCGCATGGAGAATGGACCCTAAGGTCCCCCTCGTTGTTCCCGAAGTAAACCCTGAAGACCTCGAATGGCATCCCGGCATCATCGCCAACCCCAACTGCTCAACAATTCAAATGGTTGTTGCGCTCAAGCCCATTCATGACGAAGCCAAAATCAAACGTATCGTCGTTTCAACTTATCAGGCTGTATCCGGAACCGGCCAGAAAGCCATCACCGAGCTTGAAACTCAGGTCAGCAGACTTTTCAACGGCAAAGATGTTGTATCTGATGTCTACCCGCATCAGATTGCTTTCAACTGCCTGCCGCACATCGATGTATTTGAAGACAACGGCTACACCAAAGAAGAGATGAAAATGGTCAATGAGACCAAAAAAATTATGGGTGATGATTCCATCAAACTCACAGCCACCGCAGTACGCGTGCCTGTCTTCTACGGTCATTCCGAGTCTGTGAACATTGAGACTGAAGAAAAGCTTACTGCTGTTGATTGCAGAAACATGCTTGCCAACTTCCCCGGCATCACCGTTATCGATTACCCTGAGAAGACGCACTATCCCATGGCTATCGACTGTGCGGGCGAAGATGATGTTTTCGTAGGACGTATCCGCGAAGATGAAACCATCGACAACGGCATAAACATGTGGATCGTGTCTGACAACATCCGCAAAGGCGCAGCACTCAACACCGTGCAGATAGCTGAAACTCTCATCAAACGTGATCTGGTACGGGTAAAATAG
- the metF gene encoding methylenetetrahydrofolate reductase [NAD(P)H], with product MKIVDLIKKNKPFLSLEFFPPKNRDSWPKFFEVVEKLKVLNPLFASVTYGAGGGTQDNSLEIVKRMKQDAGIEPIAHLTCVGASPENISEFVNALQQAGVDNILALRGDAPQDDENFDFNTQTFKHGSDLVTYVQKTHPDMGIAVAGYPEAHLESPSIKEDFKWMKYKIDEGGEFIITQLFFDNRIYFDFCERMKAMGVNVPIVPGVLPIMSLKSAKFILSLCGAAIPGKFLSALEKAHSEGGDEAVYKLGINFATKQAQELLDGGAPGVHLYTLNRAKACLEIGHALRFK from the coding sequence ATGAAAATTGTTGATTTGATTAAAAAGAACAAACCATTTCTGTCTCTGGAATTCTTTCCTCCTAAAAACCGGGACTCCTGGCCCAAATTTTTTGAGGTAGTTGAAAAACTCAAAGTATTAAATCCCCTTTTTGCTTCCGTAACCTATGGCGCAGGAGGAGGAACGCAGGATAATTCTCTTGAAATAGTTAAAAGAATGAAGCAGGATGCAGGCATTGAGCCTATTGCGCACCTAACCTGCGTCGGCGCAAGCCCTGAAAATATCAGCGAGTTCGTCAATGCTCTTCAGCAAGCCGGTGTTGACAACATCCTTGCCCTTCGCGGCGATGCTCCTCAGGACGATGAAAATTTTGATTTTAATACCCAGACTTTCAAACACGGATCAGATCTGGTCACCTATGTGCAGAAGACACACCCAGACATGGGTATCGCCGTAGCGGGCTATCCTGAAGCACACCTTGAATCTCCTTCTATTAAGGAAGATTTTAAGTGGATGAAATACAAAATAGACGAGGGCGGTGAATTTATCATCACCCAGCTCTTTTTCGATAACCGGATATATTTTGACTTTTGTGAAAGAATGAAAGCTATGGGTGTCAATGTTCCGATTGTCCCCGGAGTTCTGCCTATCATGAGCCTCAAGTCTGCAAAGTTTATTCTTTCCCTGTGCGGTGCAGCAATTCCCGGTAAATTTCTCAGCGCACTTGAAAAAGCGCATAGCGAAGGCGGCGATGAAGCTGTTTATAAACTCGGAATTAATTTCGCAACTAAACAGGCACAGGAACTTCTGGACGGCGGAGCGCCCGGAGTTCATCTTTATACACTAAACAGAGCTAAAGCCTGCCTTGAAATAGGTCACGCTTTAAGATTTAAATAA
- a CDS encoding (deoxy)nucleoside triphosphate pyrophosphohydrolase, with amino-acid sequence MTRRIPIPVVAGIIWKEGQFLCAERPQGKDYAGWWEFPGGKVEKNESLGNALVRELQEELGITPTRFDFWIEKIVDYPEYTVKLHFFDIWEFTGEVTSLENQRFDWFNLTALVNVKFLPVNYKILEMLQTRELRSNT; translated from the coding sequence ATGACCAGACGGATTCCGATCCCAGTAGTTGCCGGAATAATATGGAAAGAAGGGCAGTTTCTTTGCGCTGAACGTCCGCAAGGCAAAGACTACGCAGGCTGGTGGGAGTTCCCCGGCGGTAAGGTCGAAAAAAACGAATCTCTGGGCAACGCCTTAGTGCGAGAGTTGCAGGAAGAACTTGGAATAACCCCCACTAGATTCGATTTCTGGATAGAAAAGATTGTCGATTATCCAGAATACACGGTAAAATTACATTTTTTTGATATATGGGAATTCACGGGTGAGGTAACTTCTCTGGAAAATCAGCGTTTTGACTGGTTTAATCTGACGGCTTTGGTTAATGTCAAATTCCTGCCCGTAAATTACAAAATACTCGAAATGCTGCAAACGAGAGAACTCAGGAGCAATACATGA
- a CDS encoding ABC-F family ATP-binding cassette domain-containing protein codes for MPRVTISSLEKSYNGEDLFSDLSFEATAGMRLAVTGPNGCGKSTLLKLIAGKIEPDGGVLSISKGARIGYVAQELSDEDLQNSLLSWVLSALPSWNNLWKQWEEAAHKKDQGLIERLSEKQAELEHQFGYNPEHKARTILTGLGFSEHSMLSKIKELSGGWRERAKLGRVLLQGADLLLLDEPTNHLDLEAVEWLENYLLSFRGAVVYVAHDRIFLDRVGTHVLFLGAGRPVVRRGSFTQFLEWQAENGLQRSREAAKLSALIESENSYIRRFRVKANKAAQAQSKIKKVNKLEKELSKIKEETNINRSGKTLNFRLPPTKRGDKAPISVVDLEFSYDGKPPSIWPTLNFQLFRGKKVALAAPNGAGKSTLLKVIMGMLEPNSGYAKLGPNTSLAYFSQHQSEILHDDATALSEIRRLCDPDTTEEQLKSVLGLFLLGAAYFDRSVSALSGGEKNRLILASLFLSRANLLILDEPTNHLDLESREGLVKALRDYDGTLFFVAHDRYLLGEIAQEIWAITDSGIETFFSFEEYDNYRKENLAATGSNSSASETGDSYKPAKRKLSKEDKRRQAEIRNSLYKDLKPRLAEYAKLEKELEAILEEQSTMEEKLNDPALYNDSGAAVELNSKYTETCNWADELMEKMAVLEEEIAELDERKKQLLEEA; via the coding sequence ATGCCTAGAGTTACTATTTCTTCCCTCGAAAAATCATACAACGGGGAAGACCTTTTTTCTGACCTTTCTTTTGAAGCCACTGCCGGAATGCGCCTTGCTGTTACCGGTCCTAACGGATGCGGTAAGTCCACCCTGCTTAAACTTATTGCAGGTAAAATTGAACCGGACGGCGGAGTGCTCTCCATATCAAAGGGTGCGCGAATAGGTTACGTGGCACAGGAACTTTCCGATGAAGATCTGCAAAATTCATTGCTCAGCTGGGTTCTTTCAGCCCTTCCGTCATGGAACAACCTTTGGAAACAGTGGGAGGAAGCCGCGCATAAAAAAGATCAGGGGTTAATCGAAAGATTATCAGAAAAACAAGCCGAGCTTGAACACCAGTTCGGCTACAATCCTGAACATAAAGCGCGTACCATCCTCACCGGACTCGGTTTTTCAGAGCACAGCATGCTTAGCAAAATTAAAGAACTGAGCGGAGGATGGCGTGAACGCGCAAAGCTTGGTCGGGTTCTCCTGCAAGGTGCTGACCTGCTTCTGCTTGATGAACCGACCAACCACCTTGACCTTGAAGCTGTTGAATGGTTGGAAAATTACCTTCTTTCATTCAGAGGAGCTGTGGTTTACGTAGCCCATGACCGCATTTTTCTGGATCGGGTCGGAACACACGTTCTTTTTCTGGGAGCAGGCCGGCCTGTTGTCAGACGCGGTTCTTTTACTCAGTTCCTTGAGTGGCAGGCTGAGAACGGTCTGCAACGGAGCCGCGAGGCTGCCAAACTTTCCGCGCTCATCGAAAGTGAAAACTCATACATCCGCAGATTCCGGGTTAAAGCTAATAAAGCTGCGCAAGCCCAGTCTAAAATCAAAAAAGTTAATAAACTCGAAAAAGAACTTTCAAAGATCAAAGAAGAAACAAATATCAACCGTTCAGGTAAAACTTTAAATTTTCGTTTACCACCGACCAAAAGAGGCGACAAAGCCCCAATCAGTGTAGTAGATCTTGAATTTTCATATGACGGCAAGCCCCCTTCTATCTGGCCTACTCTTAATTTTCAGCTTTTCCGCGGCAAAAAAGTTGCACTTGCCGCACCGAACGGAGCTGGTAAATCGACTCTGCTTAAGGTTATTATGGGGATGCTCGAACCTAATTCAGGCTACGCAAAGCTCGGCCCAAATACATCTCTGGCCTATTTCAGCCAGCATCAGAGCGAAATTCTACATGACGATGCCACCGCCCTCTCTGAGATAAGAAGGCTATGCGACCCTGATACGACCGAAGAGCAACTCAAAAGCGTGCTGGGCTTATTTCTGCTTGGCGCAGCGTATTTTGACCGCTCGGTATCAGCTCTTTCAGGAGGAGAAAAAAATAGACTTATTCTTGCCAGTCTGTTTCTTTCAAGGGCAAACCTGCTCATTCTTGATGAGCCTACCAACCACCTTGATCTTGAAAGCCGTGAAGGTTTGGTCAAAGCTTTAAGGGATTATGACGGAACTCTTTTCTTTGTTGCCCATGACCGTTATCTGCTGGGCGAAATAGCTCAGGAGATCTGGGCCATAACTGATTCAGGAATCGAAACATTTTTTTCTTTTGAAGAATACGATAATTATCGTAAAGAAAACCTAGCAGCAACCGGAAGCAACTCTTCAGCAAGTGAAACCGGAGACAGCTACAAACCGGCAAAACGCAAGCTCAGCAAGGAAGATAAAAGACGTCAGGCAGAGATTCGCAACTCTCTGTATAAAGACCTCAAACCCCGCCTTGCCGAATATGCAAAGCTCGAAAAGGAATTGGAAGCAATCCTTGAAGAGCAATCCACTATGGAAGAAAAGCTTAATGATCCCGCTTTATATAATGATAGCGGAGCAGCGGTCGAGCTTAACTCCAAGTATACCGAAACTTGCAACTGGGCCGATGAACTCATGGAAAAAATGGCCGTGCTCGAAGAAGAAATTGCTGAGCTTGACGAACGCAAAAAACAGCTTCTTGAAGAGGCCTGA
- a CDS encoding GIY-YIG nuclease family protein, translated as MPAQFFDQTSASGYLVHMSTWYVYLLRCKDNSLYCGVTTDPGRRLQEHNAGDGKGARYTRARLPVTLEAVESFPDKVSAYKAEYAVKQKKADRKVEFLRRISVEVNEEHCLHSEF; from the coding sequence ATGCCCGCACAGTTTTTTGACCAAACCTCGGCTTCCGGTTATTTGGTACACATGAGCACATGGTATGTATATTTACTTCGCTGTAAAGATAATTCGTTATATTGCGGAGTTACAACTGATCCCGGGCGCAGGCTCCAAGAACACAATGCCGGTGATGGAAAAGGAGCCAGGTATACCCGTGCGCGGCTGCCAGTTACTTTGGAAGCTGTAGAAAGTTTTCCAGACAAAGTCTCCGCTTATAAAGCCGAATATGCTGTGAAGCAAAAAAAGGCCGATCGGAAGGTGGAATTTCTGAGGCGGATTTCCGTGGAAGTAAATGAGGAGCACTGTCTCCATTCAGAGTTCTAG
- a CDS encoding CatA-like O-acetyltransferase gives MSNQKKALLTDSEMQIIDMEIWERTEHFNFFQSIKSNNYGMTVQQDVTALCNFRKKINGNGCKRRFSDILYYFATRAANAIPELRTRIVDGKPVLFDVVHPSFTYVPKGRNLHANVLARYAEKFSEQTAYFDAARENSDQSPTLMPEGGDKQNLIYFSIVAGVAFTSTTTPWGDCSYDSVPRILFGEMTKTESGKASLPIAIELLHCLADGKHIAEFFKLFNEMCMEPEKYLV, from the coding sequence ATGAGCAACCAGAAAAAAGCACTGCTCACAGATAGCGAAATGCAAATTATCGACATGGAAATATGGGAAAGAACAGAGCATTTCAATTTCTTCCAATCCATAAAATCCAACAACTACGGGATGACTGTCCAGCAAGACGTAACCGCACTCTGCAACTTTCGGAAAAAAATTAATGGAAATGGTTGCAAGCGGCGCTTCTCCGACATTCTCTACTATTTCGCCACCAGAGCAGCTAACGCTATTCCGGAACTGCGCACCCGCATTGTGGATGGAAAGCCGGTACTTTTTGACGTAGTCCACCCCTCTTTCACCTATGTACCAAAAGGCCGCAATCTGCATGCAAATGTGCTGGCCCGATACGCTGAGAAATTCAGCGAGCAGACCGCATATTTCGATGCCGCACGGGAAAATTCTGATCAAAGCCCCACGCTCATGCCTGAAGGGGGAGATAAACAGAACTTAATTTATTTCAGCATAGTAGCCGGCGTTGCATTTACTTCAACAACCACTCCGTGGGGTGATTGCAGCTACGATTCAGTTCCTAGAATCCTGTTCGGGGAGATGACTAAAACAGAATCAGGCAAGGCCAGCCTGCCGATTGCAATTGAGCTGCTGCATTGCCTTGCAGATGGAAAACATATAGCTGAATTTTTCAAACTGTTTAATGAAATGTGCATGGAGCCTGAGAAATATTTAGTATAA
- a CDS encoding CgeB family protein: protein MTYIINMTKRDYTVEPVSGCEGVSDVRIFIEGKKWHLWGRMGVERETVLAENISAGRLPVLFGAGLGICLEKMLESGPVAVVDNDPLISQAGGADRLRDHPDVTWVSGDPASVLERVRLWRSENGGSPLEIVKIPLYLRLDRQWYAAIADTLEAEKDGSPVDFWGQVKYPKFRNEKPRVLFFNRPYFLTGEIKAAMERIGLSYCSIDIGTGDTVREGFVEDLLKSVVDFKPDFVLTVNHFGVDREGKLTDLLLKLKLPLASWFVDNPQLILYRYKNVSPELSAIFTYDAGNLDIMREKGFQNIFYLPLATDPQRFKPGVAGKDKWRSEVSFVGNSMVDAVEKTIRESGVDGGLREQIFNIAAEFGEADELSVEKFLKNSHPDLLNEMEKFPTDEHRLSFEALITWEATRQYRLSCVKEVLQFNPLIVGDSGWHTLLQPGGWRYLSSVDYYEDLPAFYPMSKVSFNCTSRQMKGAVNQRVFDVPACGGFVLTDYREQMDNLFDPDTEIISYKDVAEIPQMTEKWLADEGGRKKVSDAARKRIISEHTYEHRLINLMDKMRKTFG, encoded by the coding sequence ATGACATACATAATTAATATGACAAAACGTGATTATACAGTTGAACCTGTTTCAGGATGCGAGGGTGTTTCAGACGTACGCATCTTTATCGAGGGCAAAAAATGGCACCTCTGGGGGCGGATGGGCGTAGAACGTGAGACCGTGCTTGCTGAAAATATTTCTGCCGGAAGATTACCTGTTCTTTTTGGGGCCGGGCTGGGTATCTGCCTTGAAAAAATGCTTGAGTCCGGACCTGTAGCAGTAGTGGATAATGATCCACTTATTTCGCAGGCGGGCGGGGCTGACCGGCTTCGTGATCATCCCGATGTTACATGGGTCAGCGGTGATCCCGCCAGTGTACTGGAACGAGTCCGGTTGTGGAGGAGTGAAAACGGCGGCAGTCCTCTGGAGATTGTTAAAATACCACTTTATTTACGCCTTGATCGGCAGTGGTATGCTGCCATTGCTGATACGCTTGAGGCTGAAAAGGATGGTTCTCCTGTGGATTTCTGGGGACAGGTTAAATATCCGAAGTTCAGAAATGAAAAACCGAGAGTTCTTTTTTTTAACCGTCCCTATTTTTTAACAGGGGAGATTAAAGCGGCAATGGAGCGGATTGGACTCAGTTATTGCAGTATTGATATCGGAACAGGTGATACGGTCCGTGAAGGTTTTGTTGAGGATCTGCTTAAATCTGTGGTCGATTTTAAACCTGATTTTGTCCTGACGGTGAACCATTTCGGTGTGGATCGGGAAGGAAAGCTTACCGATTTGCTGCTGAAACTTAAGCTGCCGCTGGCTTCATGGTTCGTGGATAACCCGCAATTAATTCTCTATCGTTATAAAAATGTATCTCCGGAACTTTCTGCAATTTTCACTTATGATGCAGGAAATCTCGATATTATGAGGGAGAAAGGTTTCCAGAATATTTTTTATCTGCCCCTTGCAACTGATCCTCAGCGTTTCAAACCGGGGGTTGCCGGTAAAGATAAGTGGCGTTCAGAGGTTTCATTTGTTGGTAACTCTATGGTCGATGCTGTTGAGAAAACTATCAGGGAATCTGGGGTTGACGGGGGACTTAGAGAGCAGATTTTTAACATTGCAGCGGAATTTGGCGAGGCTGATGAGCTTTCTGTGGAGAAATTTTTGAAAAATTCTCATCCTGATTTGCTGAATGAAATGGAAAAGTTCCCCACGGATGAGCACCGACTTTCATTTGAAGCGTTGATTACATGGGAAGCAACGAGGCAGTATCGTTTGTCTTGCGTAAAAGAAGTTTTGCAATTTAATCCGCTTATTGTGGGTGATTCGGGATGGCACACTTTGCTTCAACCCGGGGGATGGCGGTATCTTTCTTCAGTTGATTATTACGAAGATTTGCCTGCCTTTTACCCTATGTCCAAGGTTAGCTTCAATTGTACCAGCAGGCAGATGAAGGGAGCGGTTAATCAGCGTGTTTTTGATGTACCCGCTTGCGGCGGTTTCGTTTTAACTGATTATCGAGAGCAGATGGATAATTTGTTTGATCCGGATACTGAAATTATTTCATATAAAGATGTTGCTGAGATTCCTCAGATGACGGAAAAATGGCTTGCTGATGAAGGCGGCAGAAAAAAAGTAAGTGATGCTGCCCGTAAACGCATTATCAGCGAGCATACTTACGAACACAGACTTATAAATTTAATGGATAAGATGAGAAAGACCTTCGGGTAG
- a CDS encoding glycosyltransferase family A protein — protein sequence MNGSFWGLLDSASRYRLLVSGHGKPHLMETANIIINSAEGSNDKGALIDVGVDMFLAAWESSPLDGQLASNLLAINQQLNFLPEQLAETLSLVASNSSIPENISYLQRLVAKDDKAKLLEYLSSQTERQPENLFWLSHLIDLAFFMGRHDVASVALARGWPSGMNTVLNKYAGDIAFCSGDYEQAELIYSDTSGGALILGENLLRLAESVDRMGRRDEALVLWRDRMTARPWQVNTWLKVYDRLLGNDGLKRLKGRVAVCLYTYGKGHDFNETMKALAASRLDNVHVFALNNGSSDITGQVLKSWKDKLGDSFTAIELPVNIGAPAARNWLKNLDEIKAYDYVAYLDDDALIPVDWQEHFSAAVDAYPDAGVWGCKVVNEGQEEVIQHADLHLKETSHNFEDIVRSFEFAYLDPYNQDLDYGQFDYCRPCVSVTGCFHLFKQSVLHEIGDFDLRYSPTQYDDVDHDLMLSSIGKTAVYQGSLKVLHKRKSGSATSVSRSARGSGAGNVLKLESKYEASDIAEIIGRDAQRLENDFTEKSLKLGQVMKEME from the coding sequence ATGAACGGTTCATTCTGGGGATTACTTGATTCTGCCTCCCGGTACAGGCTTCTTGTTTCCGGTCATGGCAAGCCGCATCTTATGGAAACGGCAAACATAATTATCAATAGTGCCGAAGGCAGCAATGATAAGGGAGCCTTGATTGATGTAGGGGTTGATATGTTTCTTGCCGCCTGGGAATCAAGTCCTCTTGATGGACAACTTGCTTCCAACCTTCTCGCTATCAATCAGCAGTTGAACTTTTTACCTGAGCAACTTGCCGAAACTCTTTCTCTGGTCGCTTCAAACAGTTCTATTCCAGAAAATATCAGTTATTTGCAAAGGCTGGTAGCTAAAGATGATAAAGCTAAGCTGCTTGAATATTTATCCAGCCAGACTGAACGGCAGCCTGAGAACCTTTTCTGGCTTTCACATTTGATCGATCTGGCCTTTTTCATGGGGCGGCATGATGTTGCAAGTGTTGCGCTGGCCAGAGGGTGGCCTTCCGGGATGAATACTGTCCTTAACAAATATGCCGGGGACATTGCTTTTTGCTCCGGTGATTATGAGCAGGCCGAATTGATCTATTCCGATACTTCCGGCGGGGCACTCATACTGGGTGAAAATTTATTGCGTCTGGCGGAGTCCGTTGACCGTATGGGGCGCAGGGATGAGGCTCTTGTTTTGTGGAGGGATCGTATGACCGCCCGCCCCTGGCAGGTCAACACATGGCTTAAAGTCTATGATCGGCTTTTGGGCAATGACGGATTAAAGAGATTAAAGGGCAGGGTTGCGGTTTGTCTTTATACTTACGGTAAAGGCCATGATTTTAATGAAACAATGAAGGCGCTCGCGGCCTCTCGATTAGACAATGTGCATGTTTTTGCTTTGAATAACGGGAGCAGCGATATCACCGGACAGGTGTTGAAAAGCTGGAAAGACAAACTCGGTGATTCTTTTACAGCCATAGAGCTGCCAGTCAATATTGGTGCACCCGCTGCGCGCAACTGGCTTAAGAATCTGGATGAGATAAAAGCATATGACTATGTGGCATACCTTGATGACGATGCTCTTATTCCTGTAGACTGGCAGGAACATTTTAGTGCGGCTGTTGATGCATATCCAGATGCCGGAGTATGGGGATGCAAGGTTGTAAATGAAGGTCAGGAGGAGGTTATCCAGCATGCTGATCTGCATTTGAAGGAAACTTCTCACAATTTTGAAGACATAGTGCGCAGTTTCGAGTTCGCTTACCTTGATCCTTACAATCAGGATCTTGATTACGGTCAATTTGATTATTGCCGTCCCTGCGTGTCCGTAACCGGATGTTTTCATCTTTTCAAGCAGTCGGTATTGCATGAAATTGGTGATTTTGATTTGCGCTATTCCCCAACGCAGTATGATGACGTTGATCATGATTTGATGCTGTCTTCTATTGGAAAGACGGCAGTATATCAGGGCAGTTTAAAAGTTTTGCATAAGCGTAAATCCGGTTCGGCAACATCTGTGAGCAGGTCGGCCAGAGGCAGCGGGGCCGGCAACGTTCTTAAGCTTGAAAGCAAATATGAAGCCTCGGATATTGCTGAGATTATCGGACGCGACGCTCAGCGGCTGGAAAATGATTTTACTGAAAAGTCTCTTAAGTTGGGGCAGGTGATGAAAGAAATGGAGTAA
- a CDS encoding YgdI/YgdR family lipoprotein — protein MKKVLISAFLCTFLFAATGCGSKHYTITKNDGSTAVSVGEPKFSKDSSSYKFENLDGQEVIIKREDVKEIRQNDK, from the coding sequence ATGAAAAAAGTTTTGATTTCAGCTTTTTTATGCACTTTTTTATTTGCCGCAACCGGATGTGGAAGCAAACATTACACTATCACCAAAAATGACGGCTCAACCGCTGTAAGTGTCGGTGAACCTAAGTTTTCTAAAGATTCCAGTTCTTATAAATTTGAAAATCTTGATGGACAGGAAGTAATTATCAAGCGTGAAGATGTGAAAGAAATCAGGCAGAATGATAAGTAG